DNA sequence from the Scylla paramamosain isolate STU-SP2022 chromosome 4, ASM3559412v1, whole genome shotgun sequence genome:
AATTTCATCATTCCTTGGTGCAAATCTAAAATATTCTTTGTAATGAAAATAACTGGAATTTATATATAGTAACCCTGACCTTGTTATTTATCATCAACTTTTACTGTAAATAAAAGCAGCTTTTATCAAAATTTCATCATACCTATGAAAGAATAAGGTAAAATCCTACATTTGAGGTGCATCTGGCATTCGCTCAATCACAAACCTGAAAAGAGAATTATTGCAATGGTTTAATCCATGAAAAGCTCAATGACTATTAATAACACAAATAAAGCAAATAGTAACATCCTGGATCTTTGAGGCTTAAGATGCAAAGAAATGTTTGTGGGTGtgaatgtatgtacgtgtgtgtgatgTCTCACTTACCCCACTTCATAAGGGATGTCAGCATACTTTCAATAGATTGATCAAGAGAAAGTGGTGAATCAATAGAATGATAGATAGTTATAAACACAGTTATAAACACAAAAGTAACTTACTTGTGCTGGCCAACACTCATGATTGGAACGCCAGGAATCTTACGTATTCTTCGCTTCAGGTCTTTGTCATTTGTTCCTATGATGTAACACTTGTGCTGTATGCAAAAATATGACTTTGTAGACAAACAGAATCTAgaatatttcatatatttattacaATTCAAAATCTCCAATAAAACATAAGATAAGAAGCTACATCACTAAATCATTCCATTACCTTACATAACATATTCATAATATTTACCACTGACAGGAAAGGACCTATATGTATTCATGTAACCTAAGTACTAATTACTACTGAGAACTAAGGAAGTGGTAGTATTTTCAAGTTATAACAAATTCTAGTTTACCTGTGTGACACGCTGAACAAGACAGTCATCAGCATATATTCCTTTATGCATACAAGGAAGTCTTTCTATCCGAGTATCCTTAATGACTTTCAGGGCTAAACGATACCGTTCTCCCATGCGTTCTAATTCTCCCTGCACACACTCAGTCAAATATGGTATACACTTGGCATAAAGACAATCCATCATTCcctgtaaataaaataattcataatttgttattttatttaatacatacataccaaGGCTGTTTCCTCCTCCAAAAAGGAGGATAGCTAATATAAGGCATACAgctttcacattcacaccacTTCTTCAGTCCCCTGATCCCCTATGGAGAGGAGAAAGTACTCCTTTCACTTTGTGGGGATAAGCTGCATAGCTACGATAGTTTGCTCTAGAACAAGGCAATAAAATTTaactaaataaatgataaatataatgaaataaaatatacaaatatatatatatatatatatagagagagagagagagagagagagagagagagagagagagagagagagagagagagagagagagagagagagagagagagagagagagagagagagagagagagagagagagagagagataattaaatagataatgaagagaagggatCAAAAGGTTCTGAAATTAgatttatataaaagaaaatataaaaaaaattgcacacTATCCACTTCAAAATAGTCTGCATGAGCAGCAATACAGTGCTTCCAATGCCACTGCCACCATTAAAACATGTCATGGAAATCTTATTCAACATATAAGTATGTCAACCACCTCCTACAATTAGTGCTGAGTCTCCAAAATGGACAGAAAGAGCCAGTCTACAAAGAGCTCAGTCAACATGCCCTGGATGACCCAACCTTCATGCTGAGGGTGATCAGTTGTAAGTGGGGACAAGATTTGGGTCTACAGGAACAAGCCttaaaaccaaaccaaacaggTATTCATACCAAAAGAGTCTAGCATCATGACTGAAGAAAGCAAGTCAGGTCCACAGTGCTACCTGCCCTGAATTAATTCCTCAGGGCCAGACCAACAAGGGGCAATTCTACTGTAATGTTTTGAGATGAAGACCTTTGATGGAAATAAACTGAGGCATGAAGCTAAATGGATGGTCCATGATGACAGTTCACCCTCTAACCACACTTTCATAATGCATAAGTTTCTCAGCCACAACAATATGATCAACTTTCTGCATCTGCTCTGTTTGCCAACATTGCCCCCATGTGACTTTCTCTTCCTGAGGTGAAGCTGCAGCTGAATGGACACTATTTTGACACCATGAAGATTCAGCATGTCACAGAAAGTGCTTggtaaatttaaaaaaacatgACTTATAATATGTTTTTCAACAGGCAACAGCACTGGGAGTACTGCATCACTGCTCAAGGGAACTGTTTTGAATGGAACAGCCAAATCTAAATCACGTAAGCAGTTTCTTGTATACGGACTAGTCTTGGAACTGATGGCATTTCATGGTTCaataaaacataacaaaataacaaacataacaaaaagaaaaaggggaaatggATATTCATTCAAAAATAATGATTCCCTATTTCAGTCACCAATGTAAAGAATGGCAGAGTATATGCATATCTTTGAATGCAACAAAGTTGTAGGATTTAATTTTCAGAAGagtatttatttactctcttgGCAACAGAAAAATTGTAATGTTTGTGGTTCCTTGACTCTCATAATGTgtaaactcactctctctctctctctctctctctctctctctctctctctctctctctctctctctctctctctctctctccctctctctctctctctctctctctctctctctctctctccctctctctctctctctctctctctctctctctctctctctctctctctctctctctctctctctctctccctctctctctctctctctccctctctcatgtaCTTTGATTTGTATAACACTCACATGATTTTTATCCAGAGTACTATCCACTACCattaaaacaagaacaatgCAAATACATGCAAGCATGTATGAAGAATTCCAAAATGATGATTATCAAATTAACTGTTGGATGATcaataataaaatattcattGTTAAAATGGAGTAGTGTGTAACAGTCAAGGGTGTACACTGTAGAAAGACATAATTACAGAAGAGAgtatggaaagaagaaaaaaggaaggtgaaTGGAATGGTGGAatgagtaaaaaagaaatacaatgaGGTGCAAGGATGGGCTGAGGGTAGGAGGGATATTCTTAGCTTAATACagtaaaaactttaaaaaaaaataaaacagattaCATTCTTTTTAGCACACTGTGAGGATTAAGAATGAGGAATATGTATCAACATAAAATTAAAGATCCTACCAGGAGAGGAAGCTCAATAGGAATGCAAAAAGATAGGGTAAGGAAgcacatacgagtatatgaaaATGTGTTGGAAGGAAAAAGGTATTGAACAAACAAGGAATGTTTCAATAAAAAGTGGAGGCTTTGGCATGGCCACCTCCTGGAAAGAGgacacatcagagagagagagagagagagagagagagagagagagagagagagagagagagagagagagagagagagagagagagagagagagagagagagagagagagagagagagagagagagagagagagagagagagagagaatgaactgTTAATATTCTATATACTGTAAAATGGCAATTGAATAGCATATAATAATGTTTGAGATCTCTtttgaaacaaataaaaaaaaagggaacaacaacaacttacttTAACCAGATCCACTTTGTTCTTGATGGCAAAGTTAATGAAATTGGTATCGATGAGGATACGATATGGAGGACCCAACTGAGTGTTGTATTCAAAGAAGAGCGCAGAAGAATACTGTGGTCTGTTAGAAGGGTCAGTTTTAGTGTTCTGTTTCATATCATCACATCAAATTGCCAAAATATCACAATAATAGTTTTCCATATCTGATTCAAATGCTAATGTATTACCTATAAATTGATAAtcattagtatatatatatatatatatatatatatatatatatatatatatatatatatatatatatatatatatatatatatatatatatatatataaatatcaaCTACATAATACATGAATAATCatactgaaaaatataaaacaaaaacaaaaaacaacaaaaaaatcatataacATTACGCTTCAACAAGTTTTGCTTCATGAGGATCaggtattttctccttttttggcTTCCTGTCTTCTGGttttctgagaaaaaaaaaaaaagacaattttagATCAATGAATTATCTTTACTAGTACAGTAGGGTATGCAACAACGCATGGTCATTATAAGGTACAACTGCAATAatacactgaaattttaataaatatttaatcggAATAACGAACAAAAACTGGCATAACGAACTTGGCACTCAAGTGAGCACTGGAATTTTAACAAAAATTCAATTGGAATAATGAACCAAAGCTGGCAAGATAAACTTGTCATTCATGTGAGCACTGAAATCttaataaaaaattaattgaaTAACAAACTTAAACTCacaagactaactcaccagctATTTGAGCCGCTGCTCACCTATCTGctgcctgtcccttcctcccttttttactttcctctcccttctttcctcttgtctcaaacctccctccctgtcacctcccctcccctttatctgtcagagataaggggcAAGGGAGtgatacttgtcaaagcagcatGAAACTCAGGGTGGTAACGCATGAAACTCAGGATGGTTAGAATTTAGGACTAGACATGAAATTTGGGAGAGGAccatatatatttgttgtgttttctcAAATGTAAAAGTAGAAATGTGctcattttatgtattttttcaattatggatttttttgttattttctggtttcctggaacaaattattttttccccatagGTCCTTCAGTCATCCTAATGCACATTTCCCATAATGAACACTACATCGGAATGAATCATGTTCGCTGTCGTGTACCCTACTGTATATGCAAGTGCTGTATGTGATGTGTGCAAGAGTACAAGAATAAACCTGAAGTACTGTTTTTCTTCATACAACTGGTCTTTTTCCCACATTAAAAATCCATtcacatacatatattttctttccattcatattctttgatttttaaatggtgagagagagagagagagagagagagagagagagagagagagagagagagagagagagagagagagagagagagagagagagagagagagagagagagagagagagagagagagagagagagagagagagagagagagagagagagagagagagagagagagagttatttagCTTTGCTGGTTACTATCAATACTTGTATTAATTTATGGAAAGTCTCTAAACATAATGTACTGACTATTTCATTTcacaatatatacacacagccACAAGAAACACATAAGATACATACAAGCGAGGATCATTTAAGCTGATCATCCTTTTCATTACAGCAAATTTTCGAGTCTTCTTTCCCTTCggctgaaaataaaaataaatcagctATACCTGATCACAGAAGCAAAAAAGATTagattttcattttccttctccacaaCATATAATACTCTTAAAGTAATAAACTGAAACAAAGAAACCCGAATGCATCAGCTTATTCAATCTTCTAATACTGAACGAGggaagaaaacataattaaaattGGGAATTACAGAGATGTAAGGCTCTTAAGCGCATATAACTCTAAAGGTTTAAACCGGTCCAATATATAGGGCAAGCAACAGAATGATAATAAATCAGCATATTCTTCTTGGGATAAACTAAGCAGCCTATACACTACTATATCATAAATACTGTAATTAAttgattcattcattaattctatatatatatatatatatatatatatatatatatatatatatatatatatatatatatatatatatatatatacagtaaaatctccCTGAACTGAACCCGAAAACACCGAATACTGGATAATCTGAACACACTTATGACAACTCTGAGTGACAAGCAAAAGTACACTAGTAGTACAGAACATAATGTTATGTTACCTCTTATGTAACCAGTGTGTTGTTTAGAGTTAAGTAAGTTCTTAAGTGAACACTAAGAGTGTAGTTGCATAATGTTAAGTGAACTCTTAAGTGAGAAGGGCTGCGTTCAGTACCACGACTGACTCAGGTGGCCCAGGTAACCCAAGTCTCCCAAATGTCCCAAGTGAATGGTTTTGGGCGCCTCCCGGGATACTGTAAACAAATCATCAATGTTGCCATGGAAATGGCCACATTCTACCCAACTTTGTAGCAGTAAACACATGGTTGACACTTATCCACTTGATGATTTGTATTACAGAGCACTTGCTGTCCTCAGCTATGAGGTTCTTGGTGAAGATCTCTTACTAATATCATTCATTAcctatcccattttctttatgtatatatatatatatatatatatatatatatatatatatatatatatatatatatatatatatatatatatatatatatatatatatatatgacaaggtaccccatcaaaggctcctgagaaaagttagggcacacaggatagatgggaaggtattaggctggataaggtcatggcttagcaacaggcgacaaagagttgtaataaacggctgtaaatccgagtggggtcatgtaattagtggggtgccacaaggatcagtattagggccactgttatttctaatatatatcgatgacttggataatggaattagtagtgatgttagtaaatctgcggatgacacaaagataggtagattaattaggtcagaatcagatgccatcaccttgcaggcagatttagataggatgaatgaatggatggaaagatggcaaatgcaatttaatatcaacaaatgcaaagtacttagcataggtagaggaaacccacacagtaggtacacattaaacaacgaaactctggtaggtacagggtacaagaaagatttaggaattatagttagctctgaactccgtctacaaaaacaatgcatagaggccagagacagggcaaatagggtactaggattaatttttaggagtgttaaaagtagaaggccagaagtaatattaaagttatacttggtgctggtcagacttcatctagactacgctgtgtagttctggtccccacattacaggaaagatataggtctattagaaaaggatacaggggatgaggagtattccttatgaagcaagattgaagctgttaaatttacattctttagagagacgtaggttaagaggggacctgatagaagtctttaagtggtaaaagggttataacaagacaaacaagcaaaattcttaggatcagcaaccaggatagaacaagaaataacgggttcaagcttgaaaaatttaggttttggaaggagataggaagatattggttctcaaatagagtggtagatgagtggaatggactcagtaatcatgttgttagtgctagaacattagggagctttaagagaagattagacaggtttaaggatgggaataatagatggaaataggtaggtatatttcatacagggactgcaacatgtaagcctggtagcttcttgcagcttcccttatttatcatgtccttatgttcttatatatatatatatatatatatatatatatatatatatatatatatatatatatatatatatatatatatatatatatatatatatatatatatatatatatatatatatatatatatatatataattttgccTCTTCTCCCCTTATCCCGCTATGATCTTGGGGACTCATTAGGAAGCGAGGTTTATGGGTGGGGAAcacaaacctaacataacataacataacctaacctaacctaacctcctgaCCTAACCTAGCAAACTACATATATTTCACATCAAAAAATATCAATACTTACCTTAGACCTGACTGGGCCACAATGGTAGCCACGATTACAGGTCATGAGAAGAAGGTGGCAATATGGATGCATTTGTAAACACAGCAGATGTGCATCACCTAACAAAAATTCTCTTTATCATGgaaattatttattttgcgATGAGAACTTCAGTAAAATAAGTTTCTCAATATCCATAAAGataatcaaaaaaataaaattgcagTTTATCACAATACAccctatcttgttttttttctttccctatccccaacaagcttggggaTAGGGAAAGCCAAAATGAGGCATTTTTGACATTCATGAAAAGTCTAAGGATAAGAAACAGTATATTTTGAAAATGGAAAATTTCTGggctatcctatcctaacctaactaaccatgGGGCTTCACCCCTCCCTGGAACCCCCCCTTAtggtcactaacctaacctgacattacctaacataacctaaactaGCCAGGGACCTTTGCCCTCTCTGGATCTGCCTTAAGGattctaacataacctaacctaaccaaacccaatattacctaacctaacctaaactggaCTCCACACATATggatactaatctaacctaatattaCACCAGCACACCACACTAACATAACCCAGATCCCTGGTTTTCCCACTGTAATGTAGGAAAAAAGTTGAGTAGGCCCAAATCACAAACTAATTCCAAACTACAAAGGCCATTTAAATTAGAGGCACTATGTGCAGTACAAATGTGTCACACATAGAACATTATCTGGTTACATATAAAAATGACAATTAATTTGCATCCAATGCAACATAAACATCAGTCAATAATACAGTGAATAAAACACCTGCCATGGAACTAGTTACTGGAGCGATATAATGCAGTCACAATACCAACATACCAACATACTAACATACATGCAGTGCCGACTGAGCCAGCACAGGGTTGTGAGGAAGGACAAGAGTGAGGAAATGGAGATAAATTTTGAAAATTTATTTGcaatttgtttgttatttgcgCCACATGGTGTAACCATTAAAGATGCTCCGAATGATGTGATCTACAACTTGAGCGCGATAGTAAGTGCTATGGGTGTATTGTGTTAAACTGAACTGGAACCCAAAAGGGATACATACTCCTAAATGTGTAGAGCATTATGGTCCTCTCCTAATATAATACCATCGAAGCCACACACTATCACTGCTAGAAGGCCCCACAGCAACATTACTACCACAAGCCATCTTTACATTCACAGCACCACCATCCATAATACTAGCTGCAGCTGCCCTCCTTGCCTTCAGCTTTGCATTGGCTAATATGGAATATTGTAGGCCAAATAAGTAACCTTCTTATTTCAATAACGTACCATTTTTCACACTTCCTTTCTGAAAGCCGGCTTTAATGGAGATTCTGTCCTTCCCTTGACGTGCAAAATTCGTGATCCAGTACCAAACGCTCTCGTTATGCGGCGCTGCCCCCACAACACACTTGCACCGAGAAATACGTAAACAAGCCTGCCTGAAGACTGCCAGGGACAAGGATAATAAGTATATAAGTAGTACGTTGCTAAAGATAATATTTTAATAGAGAGGGTCGGAAGTATACAAGTAATATTTAAGGAATATTTTCAAACCTAAAAATTATTACCATAGAATCTCTGTTACTATAGTGATGCGCTATATACGAAAACCTAGTTTCATCATAATATATGGCGTCTTCTTCAATTTTTCGCAAGCGCCTCAGAAACAGGCATTTTCCTTTCGCGCAGGACTCCTGGGAGCCTCGGAACATTACAACTACCCGGCCGCAAGCAGCGGGGAGGAGCGAAAGACAGCCATTCGCGAGCAGCGAT
Encoded proteins:
- the LOC135100005 gene encoding rRNA-processing protein FCF1 homolog, which codes for MPKGKKTRKFAVMKRMISLNDPRLKPEDRKPKKEKIPDPHEAKLVEAPQYSSALFFEYNTQLGPPYRILIDTNFINFAIKNKVDLVKGMMDCLYAKCIPYLTECVQGELERMGERYRLALKVIKDTRIERLPCMHKGIYADDCLVQRVTQHKCYIIGTNDKDLKRRIRKIPGVPIMSVGQHKFVIERMPDAPQM